One Mobula hypostoma unplaced genomic scaffold, sMobHyp1.1 scaffold_62, whole genome shotgun sequence genomic window carries:
- the LOC134341762 gene encoding LOW QUALITY PROTEIN: zinc finger protein 721-like (The sequence of the model RefSeq protein was modified relative to this genomic sequence to represent the inferred CDS: substituted 1 base at 1 genomic stop codon) produces the protein MAHQRVHTGEKPFTCSECGKTFTHSSNLQSHQRVHTGEKPFTCSECGKRFTRSSHLQSHQRVHTGEKPFSCSECGKGFTQSSHLQSHQRLHTGEKLFTCSECGKRFTRLSHLQNHQRVHTGEKPFTCSECGKEFTQSSHLQSHQXVHTGEKPFTCSECGKTFTHSSNLQSHQRVHTGEKPFTCSECGKRFTRSSHLQSHQRVHTGEKPFICSECGKGFTQSSHLQNHQRLHTGEKLFTCSECGKGFAQLSNLQSHQRVHTGDKPFTCSVCGKRFTHSSSLLVHQRVHTGEKPFTCSVCPKRFSRSTHLQSHQRVHTGEKPFTCSECGKRFSESSHLKSHQRVHTREKPFTCSECGKRFTQLSNLQSHQRAHTGEKPFTCSVCGKGFTRLSDLQSHQRDQTGEKPFICSVCGKRFTRSSDLQSHQRVHTGEKPFTCSVCGKGFTQSSNLQSHQRVHTGEKPFTCSVCEKRFTHSSALLVHQRVHTGEKPFTCSECGKRFTRSSTLQSHQRVHTREKPFTCSECGRRFTRSSTLQSHQRVHTGEKPFSCSECGKGFAQLSNLQSHQRVHTGEKPFTCKECGKEFTQSSQLLAHQSVHNGE, from the coding sequence atggctcaccagcgagttcacactggggagaagccgttcacctgctcagaatgtgggaagacattcactcattcatccaacctacagagtcatcagcgagttcacactggggagaagccgttcacctgctcagaatgtgggaagagattcactcggtcatcccacttgcagagtcatcagcgagttcacactggagagaagccgttcagctgctcagaatgtgggaagggattcactcagtcgtcccacctacagagtcatcagcgacttcacactggggagaagctgttcacctgctcagaatgtgggaagagattcactcggttATCCCACCTACAgaatcatcagcgagttcacactggggagaagccgttcacctgctcagaatgtgggaaggaattcactcagtcatcccacctacagagtcatcagtgagttcacactggggagaagccgttcacctgctcagaatgtgggaagacattcactcattcatccaacctacagagtcatcagcgagttcacactggggagaagccgttcacctgctcagaatgtgggaagagattcactcggtcatcccacttgcagagtcatcagcgagttcacactggagagaagccgttcatctgctcagaatgtgggaagggattcactcagtcatcccacctacagaatcatcagcgacttcacaccggggagaagctgtttacctgctcagaatgtgggaagggattcgctcagttatccaacctacagagtcatcagcgagttcacactggggataagccgttcacctgctcagtctgtgggaagagattcactcactctTCCAGCCTactggtacatcagcgagttcacactggggagaagccgttcacctgctcagtttgTCCGAAGAGATTCAGTCGGTCAACCCACCTACaaagtcatcagcgagttcacactggggagaagccgttcacctgctcagaatgtgggaagagattctctgAGTCATCCCACCTaaagagtcatcagcgagttcacactagggagaagccattcacctgctcagaatgtgggaagagattcactcagttatccaacctacagagtcatcagcgagctcacactggggagaagccgttcacctgctcagtctgtgggaagggattcactcggttatCCGACCTACAGAGTCATCAACGAGATCagactggggagaagccgttcatctgctcagtctgtgggaagagattcactcggtcatccgatctacagagtcatcagcgagttcacactggggagaagccattcacctgttcagtctgtgggaagggattcactcagtcatccaacctgcagagtcatcagcgagttcacactggagagaagccattcacctgctcagtctgtgagaagagattcactcactctTCCGCCCTACTggttcatcagcgagttcacactggggagaagccgtttacctgctcagaatgtgggaagagattcactcgatcatcaaccctacagagtcatcagcgagttcacaccagggagaagccgtttacctgctcagaatgtgggaggagattcactcgatcatccaccctacagagtcatcagcgagttcacactggggagaagccattcagctgctcagaatgtgggaagggattcgctcagttatccaacctacagagtcatcagcgagttcacactggggagaagccattcacctgcaaaGAATGTGGTAAggaattcactcagtcatcccaactactggcacaccagtcagttcacaatgGGGAGTGA